From Neomonachus schauinslandi chromosome 4, ASM220157v2, whole genome shotgun sequence:
GTTGAATTGTGCCTGAGGAATGGCTGTCCCAAATTCAGTGTGGTGTCTGCAGTGTTGGAGGCCCTGGTCTGGTCTCAGGATAGTCTGTTTATGGGAGGGGACACGAGGCAGCTTCATCTTCCCTACGCTCACTCGCCTGAGGCAGGGGTCCAACTGTTGCCCAAGTAAGAGGCAGTCCTCATACTGGCCTGAAAGAAGGTCTGCGTGGTCACCTTCCTCCAAGATAGTGTGGCCAGGACTTTAGGGGAGGTTAGCCAGGGTATCCCAACACTTTACCCGCACACCGACCCAACCCTGGTAGTAAAAAGGACAGGACACAGCCCTGGGGTACATGTTTATGtgagtaataaaatatttactataacataaatataaaggGAACTTCccagtctacattttttttttttgcaataaagaTACAAAGAATGCACCAAAacattgttccaaaaaataataaaaataaaataacaaaatttaaatccaAACTGTAACAAACAGAACAAGAAATGGAGAAGGGGGAAGCTCCAAACACATCCAGAAAATAAATAGAGATGGGTCAGAAATCTggaaatcatattaaaatattttttttttcggATTATTCGGTGTACAAAATCCTCTCGGATGGGGATGGAGGGCAGCCCggaaaaaccaaaaataaaaaccaagcacAAAAATGTGTGTACATATCTCACATATTTACATGGTTCCCACCTCACCCCAAACTTGGGGAATTTCTCTCCTGGCCGCCCCAGCATCCCTCATCCCAGGTGGGGCTGGAAAGGGAGAAGGCGGAAGCTGCAGGGAATCAGGCAGAAGGTTCTCAGGGGAACGGCTTATTTCTACAGCTGGTTAAAAAATATCTCCAACTTTTTCAAGTTTCGTTTGTCGGtggccaggagggcagggccccGCGGGGAGCGGGGGCCCAGCTGTGCAGCGGTCAGTCTGCGGCGGGGCAGAAGCCTCTTCCCGGGGGCTGTGTGTGGGAGCGCAGACCCCTCCCGCGTGGCCGGGAACCGAATCGCAGCTCGGATAAAACGAAACGAAAAATGAACACTCgaattttttttgttagtttttttttgttgttgtttttgttttgctttttagtggGTAGGGCAAGGGAtggtaagggaaaaaaataaattaggctAGATTAAAGCTTTGGCTATTTCCTGCTTTTATACACAGACGCGGCTCTCGCGGCCTCCCCTCCGGGGCCCCGATAAATACAGTATACAGCGATTTAAATTAAGGGCGCGGGCGGAGTTAGAAGGACCCCAGGAGCCGGGAGGctccatgaataaataaaaaccgTAAAAAACCAAGCCCGGAGGaagggtgaggggggtggggtgcatcCTTGTGGGAGAAAAGCGTGGAGCGAATTAAGTGACAGTCCCCCACCCTCGACCCGCAGGCTCGGGAGTCCGCGccggggagagggacagggaacCCTCCTCTCTTCGTCCTCTCTCCCAGGGAATCCCTAACCCCGTACCGCGTTACCTGTCGCTGCGGGGAGGCCGCTGCCGGGATCCGGCCCCGAACAGcccggggggcaggggcgggggtcgtcgaggggatgggggcagggagcaggcgGCGGGCAGGATGCCCGGGGTGAGTTGGCGCGTTCCGGGTCTTCGCTCCTCTCTCCCGGGGCTCGGGCGACGCAGGCGCTCGCCAGAGAGGGTCGTCCGGGTGTTTGGTTTTGTTCGAAAGTTTCTGGGCTTTTTGTAAAATCCAAAGCAACCGAACAAAAACAGTTCAGGCCGCGCGGCGCTTCGCCGCGCGCCGGCTGGGGCCCGGCCCGCGGGGTCACTGCACCGAGCCGGGcagtgtgtggtggtggtggtggtgcagcgcggccggcgggggcggcgggggcgccgAGGGCGGCGACGCaccgcccccgcccggccccagCTCGCCCGGTGCGTAAACGTCGTCCATGGGCGGGTGGCCGGCGCCCGCCGCCGGGGTCATGCGCTTCTCCTTCTGCCGCCGGTTGCAGAACCAGACGCGCACCACCTCTTTCTCCAGCTGCAGACTGTCGGCCAGGCCGGTGATCTCGTGCGCCGAGGGCTTGGGGCACTTGAGAAAGTGGCTCTCGAGCGCGCCTTTGACCCCCACCTCGATGGACGTGCGCTTCTTGCGCTTGCGGCCCTGCGCCGCGATCTTGTCCAGGTTGGTGGGGCTGCCGCTGGACGAGTCGGTCTCCTCCAGCCACTTGTTGAGCAGCGGCTTGAGCTTGCACATGTTCTTGAAGCTCAGCTGCAGGGCCTCGAAGCGGCAGATGGTGGTCTGCGAGAACACGTTACCGTACAGCGTGCCCAGCGCCAGCCCCACGTCGGCCTGCGTGAAGCCCAGCTTGATGCGCCGCTGCTTGAACTGCTTGGCGAACTGCTCCAGGTCGTCCGAGCTGGGCGCGTCCTCGTCCGAGTGCTCGCCCACCGACGAGCCACCGCCGCCCGCGCCTGGGTGCAGGTGCGCCGCCGCCGCGTGCAGGCCGCCCGCGTGTGCATGTCCGTGTGCGTGTCCGTGGGCGCCCAGGTGCGGCGGAGGCGACGGCTCCAGCTGCGCCTCGTGGCCGTCCTCGTGCAGCGCGTGGTGCAGGCCGGGCCCCGcaccgccgccgcccgccgccagCATCCCGGCcaggccgccgccgccgccccccgggTAGGCCGCTTGCGCGTACAGCCCGAGCGGCTGGGGCTGGTGGCCCCCGCCGGCCCCTGGGGACGGCGACATGGCCGGGCCCAAGTGGTGCGCCGTGCCGCCCTGCGCCCATGCAGCGCCCGCGTGGGCCGCTCCCTGGTGCACCAGGCGCGCGTGGAAACTtcctcctccgccgccgccgccgtcgtCGGCTCGGCCGGTACCGCCGCCGCCCGCCTTGCCGTGTTCCAGGTGCGGGCCCCCGGCCCAgtcgccgccgcctcctcctcccgTGGGTAGCCACTGGGGGTGCGCTAGGCCCACCGGGTGGCCCGCGCCCGCGCCCAGCCACTCGTGGTGCATCAGCTTCTGCACTTCGCGGTACGCGGCCCCCGCGTGCAGCCGCTcggcggccgccgccgccgccgctgccgccgcggCGTCCGGGTGCATAAGCGGTCCCGTGCCCCCGGCTCCGCCGCCGGGGCCCCGCGGCAGGTACTGCGCGGTGGTGGCCATGCCGCCCCGCGCCCTGCGCTGCGNNNNNNNNNNNNNNNNNNNNNNNNNNNNNNNNNNNNNNNNNNNNNNNNNNNNNNNNNNNNNNNNNNNNNNNNNNNNNNNNNNNNNNNNNNNNNNNNNNNNNNNNNNNNNNNNNNNNNNNNNNNNNNNNNNNNNNNNNNNNNNNNNNNNNNNNNNNNNNNNNNNNNNNNNNNNNNNNNNNNNNNNNNNNNNNNNNNNNNNNNNNNNNNNNNNNNNNNNNNNNNNNNNNNNNNNNNNNNNNNNNNNNNNNNNNNNNNNNNNNNNNNNNNNNNNNNNNNNNNNNNNNNNNNNNNNNNNNNNNNNNNNNNNNNNNNNNNNNNNNNNNNNNNNNNNNNNNNNNNNNNNNNNNNNNNNNNNNNNNNNNNNNNNNNNNNNNNNNNNNNNNNNNNNNNNNNNNNNNNNAGCCCCGCGCCCTGCGCTgcgccgcgccgccgccgccgctccgcTCCGTCTGCGGGCCCCGCCGCCGCGCTCCGCCGGCTTAAAGCCCCGACCCGCTTGGCGCTCCGGAGCCCCACCCCGCCCGCCGCCCATTGGCTGCCC
This genomic window contains:
- the POU3F1 gene encoding POU domain, class 3, transcription factor 1, giving the protein MATTAQYLPRGPGGGAGGTGPLMHPDAAAAAAAAAAAERLHAGAAYREVQKLMHHEWLGAGAGHPVGLAHPQWLPTGGGGGGDWAGGPHLEHGKAGGGGTGRADDGGGGGGGSFHARLVHQGAAHAGAAWAQGGTAHHLGPAMSPSPGAGGGHQPQPLGLYAQAAYPGGGGGGLAGMLAAGGGGAGPGLHHALHEDGHEAQLEPSPPPHLGAHGHAHGHAHAGGLHAAAAHLHPGAGGGGSSVGEHSDEDAPSSDDLEQFAKQFKQRRIKLGFTQADVGLALGTLYGNVFSQTTICRFEALQLSFKNMCKLKPLLNKWLEETDSSSGSPTNLDKIAAQGRKRKKRTSIEVGVKGALESHFLKCPKPSAHEITGLADSLQLEKEVVRVWFCNRRQKEKRMTPAAGAGHPPMDDVYAPGELGPGGGGASPPSAPPPPPPAALHHHHHHTLPGSVQ